The following coding sequences lie in one Thermus antranikianii DSM 12462 genomic window:
- a CDS encoding family 1 glycosylhydrolase codes for MTRPLLGHGLAVEALRAAGTKRVGIVLNFAPVYGEDPEAVDVADRYHNRYFLDPILGRGYPESPFQDPPPTPNLSRDLELVARPLDFLGVNYYAPVRVAPGTGPLPVRYLPPEGPVTAMGWEVYPEGLYHLLKHLGREVPWPLYITENGAAYPDLWTGEAVVEDPERVAYLEAHVEAAWRALFTLYATATPFDRPWEARYLLEPTGFVPYRLFTRFMRQFAVYTRERYRGGREFYFAGGIEDLARFHGYLRDRNLLTKRLFRPPEGLVAYEVPLLEVPEEAKALLAEVRRRLKAAAYRAPQEERGIVMAQRTLLSRAILERIKLRAALPLVAGLLEEGWHVLLFVQYRSDKTLDLTSPEAVEAFLQDAEERGLKGALHRHLAPALKGLGLTLPSPVAMVREAFGGLGEDLAFYTGAETGSALRRTKAAWDEGRVRLLLATAGKGGVGLSFHDTTGKRPTAQIVLTLPWTATGLDQVLGRVVRLGMKSPVRILFPAAPVPFEQQLAATVAQSLRTLGYAVRGGEGVVPERVVEAFLYDLAAVDLMGFLRLLEAEESLSKAPREEEASSLEVPLPPSG; via the coding sequence TTGACACGACCCCTCCTGGGGCACGGCCTCGCCGTGGAGGCCTTGAGGGCAGCGGGGACGAAGCGTGTGGGGATCGTCCTCAACTTCGCCCCGGTGTACGGCGAGGACCCCGAGGCGGTGGACGTGGCTGACCGCTACCACAACCGCTACTTCCTGGACCCCATCCTGGGCAGGGGGTATCCCGAAAGCCCCTTTCAAGACCCCCCGCCCACTCCCAACCTCTCCCGTGACCTGGAGCTCGTCGCAAGGCCCCTGGACTTCCTAGGGGTGAACTACTACGCCCCCGTCCGCGTGGCCCCGGGGACGGGGCCTTTGCCCGTGCGCTACCTTCCCCCGGAGGGGCCGGTCACGGCCATGGGGTGGGAGGTCTACCCCGAGGGGCTTTACCACCTCTTGAAGCACCTCGGCCGGGAGGTGCCCTGGCCCCTTTACATCACGGAAAACGGGGCCGCCTACCCCGACCTCTGGACGGGAGAGGCCGTCGTGGAGGACCCCGAGCGGGTGGCCTACCTCGAGGCCCACGTGGAGGCCGCCTGGCGGGCCCTCTTCACCCTTTACGCCACCGCCACCCCCTTTGACCGGCCCTGGGAGGCCCGTTACCTCCTGGAGCCCACGGGCTTCGTCCCTTACCGCCTCTTCACCCGTTTCATGCGCCAGTTCGCCGTCTACACCCGGGAGCGGTACCGGGGAGGGAGGGAGTTCTACTTCGCGGGGGGGATTGAGGACCTAGCCCGCTTCCACGGGTACCTCCGGGACCGCAACCTCCTCACCAAGCGCCTCTTCCGCCCCCCAGAGGGCCTGGTGGCCTACGAGGTCCCCCTCCTGGAGGTCCCCGAGGAGGCGAAGGCCCTCCTGGCGGAGGTGCGGAGGCGGCTCAAGGCGGCGGCCTACCGGGCCCCCCAGGAGGAGCGGGGGATCGTCATGGCCCAGCGCACCCTCCTCTCCCGGGCCATCCTGGAGAGGATCAAGCTGAGGGCGGCCCTTCCCCTGGTGGCCGGCCTCCTGGAGGAGGGGTGGCACGTCCTGCTCTTCGTCCAGTACCGCTCGGACAAGACCCTGGACCTCACGAGCCCCGAGGCGGTGGAGGCCTTCCTCCAGGACGCCGAGGAGAGGGGGCTCAAGGGGGCCCTCCACCGCCACCTGGCCCCGGCCCTGAAGGGCCTCGGGCTCACCCTCCCCTCCCCCGTGGCGATGGTCCGGGAGGCCTTCGGAGGGCTGGGAGAGGACCTCGCCTTCTACACCGGGGCGGAGACGGGAAGCGCCCTCAGGAGGACCAAGGCGGCCTGGGACGAGGGGAGGGTGCGCCTCCTCCTGGCCACCGCGGGCAAGGGGGGTGTGGGCCTCTCCTTCCACGACACCACGGGGAAGAGACCTACGGCCCAGATCGTCCTCACCCTGCCCTGGACGGCCACGGGGCTGGACCAGGTCCTGGGCCGGGTGGTGCGCCTTGGAATGAAGAGCCCCGTGCGGATCCTCTTCCCTGCGGCCCCGGTGCCCTTTGAGCAGCAGCTTGCGGCCACGGTGGCCCAGAGCCTGAGGACCCTGGGGTACGCGGTGCGAGGGGGCGAGGGGGTGGTGCCGGAGCGGGTGGTGGAGGCCTTCCTCTACGACCTGGCGGCGGTGGACCTGATGGGCTTCCTCAGGCTTTTAGAGGCGGAGGAAAGCCTGTCCAAGGCCCCCCGGGAGGAGGAGGCCTCTTCCCTGGAGGTGCCGCTTCCGCCCTCGGGGTGA